A region of the Methylobacterium nodulans ORS 2060 genome:
AGGGGATGCCGGTTCGGCGCAAGGGAGCGCGTCACAGCAAGACTTGGGAGCCGTGGCCGTCTCAACCGAAACGGGCACGGCTCTAGTCCTCCGGGATCTCCGCGGGCGGGAGCAGGTCGAGCCCCGGAGAGGCTTCCCGGCGGCGCGGAGGAGCAGCAGGGGCGGGCGTTGCAGCAACCGGGGCAGCGATCTGCCGGTCGACAATCTCGTCCGGCGACTTGAGGTTGACCATGCGCGAGGCGGTCGCCGTTACTCGATAGCCGAGCGAGGATGCTGTACTGCGCAGGTCCTGGACGGCCCGGCGGGCGATGTCCGGACCATGGCAGATCGCGAAGTACATGGCCACGAAATTCGCGTTCTTCCGGATCGTCTCACGGTTGTCCTCGGTGGCGAACGGGGCCAGCATGAACGCCACTGTGCGGCCCTTGCCCTGCGCCATGATCGCGGGCTTCGTCAGGGAACAGTAGACGAAGCCATTCTCCGGCTCGCGCTCCATGCGCCCGCTGTAGCTCGCGTGAAACGTCTTCACCTGCGTGCGCTTGAGGGCGCCGGTGGTGCCGGTGAGCATCGGCTCGACCGTCAGCACCTGGAATTCATCGCACCCGTCCGGCTGACACAATCCCCGGACCAGATCCTGGCGATTGTAATCCTGGGCCGTGGCGGCAGTCGAAAGCAGAAGGAGAGCGAATAGAGCGCGTGCAATCATACGGCAACTCGGTCGACGGGATGGCCCTTATAAGCCCGAAACCGTGGCAACCAAGAGGCCATACTCGGCCGGTTCGATGATCCTCGCCAGGGCGTTGGCTTCTCCGGTGCTGGACCGACTGTGCGGCCCCTCGCACGCGCGGGGGGGCGTTCGCATAAGGCCCAGCATGGGACGCGTTTTGCGGCCCAGGAATGCGACCACCCGCAGCGTTTGAGGACTTGAAAACTCGGGAGCGGACGCGCCGGGAAGGCATCTCAGCTTCCGCGGCAAACTCGCTATGTTGAAATCGAGACCAATTGTGGCCCACATAATTTGACGTAATTCAGACTAACCGCATTAGAAGCGTTTAACAAATTATATTGCTGATAGATCACCTTATCCGCAAACGCGAGGAGCAGATGGACATTGAGCACAAGGGAGGAATTGGCTAGCCATGAGGCCCCATCTGAACCCCCACACCATACGGCATATGACGCCGCGCGGTGGCCTGCAGGCCGCAGAATATGAAGATCGCGGCTATGGATATCTAAATATTGAAGGAAATTCTGTCCGCTATATTGATAAGGAGACTGGGGATTGTCTTACAAGTTTCTCGTATCCCAGCCATCGGGATGCGGAGCTACAGCTGAGCTTTTTCAGGCAGGCATGTCAGGACGCAAAGCGCCGCCGGTCCTCATACGATCTTGTGCAGCCTCGGGCAGAGTTTTCAGAACAGAGGCAGGCGATGAGCGAGCCGAATAACGAAAAGCCGGCTCCAGAGATGAATGAGTCCGAGAAAGTCCTCTTCCCGTTCGCCAATGTCCTCGACGGAACGGTGTCGGCAGACAGCCTCCAGGGTCAAGCCCATCTTTCCCCCAAGCCCTGGCAGATCCTGGACCTGAGCTTCCCCCGCCCGATCGTCCGGATGACCTTCTTCTCGGAGCGGCAAGCCCGCGCCACCTGCGAGTCCATGAACGCCAAGGCTCGGCGGGAGCGGTTCAAGGTCGTGTGGATGGGCGCCTGAGGGCCCGGAACCGTCCGGAGGGGCGCCGGGCGCGTAGGACAGCTTTATGGAACGCGAATCCCGAAGGTCTCGCGCGGGCCTCGAAACCGGAGGACAGTCAAGTTCCTGTAGACCGGCCTCCAGTTGGGCCTCGTGGGCCAATGGATCTGCTACGGCGATCTGAGCGGCACGTTCCATGCGAGGGATGTCACCGTTCCGCTCTGGTCTCTCCCTGCAGGCGCGGAACGGCGAGCCGGGTGCAGAGGCCTCGGAAAGCACGCGCTCGGTCCGCACCTCCTCCGTCCCAGAAGCCCGCCACGGCCGCGCCAGCCGGCGTCTTCCCCGCTGCGCTCTCGCGGAAGAGAGCATCCACCCTCCTTCGGGGATCAGGATGCCCAGAAAGCCTGCGCGCAGCCCGAGTGAGTTCGACAGATCGGGACCACAGGATACAGTGGCGGTTCCTGATTCTATCAGGCATGCCAATATAACAAATGGCGGAACGTACTGGCGTGTACAGTGTTGATCCCGTGCAGGGATGAACATAGCATGGGCCGCAAATGTCAAGCTTTAGATTTTTTGTTCACGCAGACGATGACTTGCGAGTTGCAGTTTCTGTCGAGCGAACAGCTATTGAGGATCCCGTCGCTGAGGCGCATCAACTGCTTGACAGCGTCATGTGCGATGACGCTATCAAGCAAATAAGCTGCAATGTCTATCGTGCACAGGTAATAGATTCGGACGGAAGGTTATTTTATGTAAACTACTTCGTAAGCGACAACGCGGAATGTCAGAAATATTCGCTATCAGACCTGCATTTTGATGCCTCTTTGTTGCCCGCATAATCCGTGTGTGTACCCGCACGCCCGGTCGGCCCAACTGCTGCAAGGTCCTGTCTATTATAGCTACAAGCTTCATGTCGTCACGTTCTGCAGCTCTCTTTCTTGTCATCATCAGAGCATCTTTAATAAATCCATGGTATTTAATCGGGGTGGCCGCCAAGGCTGCTCCGGGCGATGAACGTTGTTCGGCCGGAATAGCGGCCTGGACTGCGATCCGGCCAATCAGGTCGTCAAGGGCGACGAGGTGCACATTCGTCGCGCAGCCGGCAATGGGCTCATGGGAGCAATGCTCCCGGCTTGCATGGTTGGCGTTCTGCGGCCGCAAACAGCACCCGGTCGGCAGCGCCATTTCTGCATCCCGCTGAATCGCACGAGCCATCATTCGGAGCTGGACTTGTTTTCCGTCTGGGTGCTGACAGTTGTGGCAGCTGCTCCGGCTGGTGGCCTTCCCAAAGGCGGCTCGACGACAACCGTTGCGCTCGCCCCCTTGGCAACGTCTTTCGTCGGCGCACAATGAAGTTCTGGTCCGCAGGAATACTCGATGCGTTGCCCGCCTTTGATCACATCGACGCTGTATTTCGGCCGGCGATCGATCGGGACGACGCGCAGCGTAGAGGCGAGCACCTCCGATCCTGTTTCGTCCAGTGCGATGATGTTCGTGGTGCCAATCTTCTTTCCTGTGACCAGAATCGTGCCCCCGGCCGCGGTCGTGGCATCGGCAATATCCGGATCGCCGATTGCAATGGTTCCGACGGCCTTGCCGGGCCGCAGGATCTGCGAATGGCCAACGGTCAGATCAAGAGTGTCGGCCGCTTGGGACATGGCGGGCAACAAGGATGCGAGCGCGACGGCCGCTACTCCATGCAGGGTTGGCCGGAACCGCTTCATGCGCATCTCCCTGAGCTGAACCGTCGCTGATCCGCGCGCAACGGCCGCGGCGCCAACGACAGGCGCTGTGCGGAACAACCCGAAGCGCCCCAGGCGGATCCTTTGGTCCTGGTTGTACGGCAACAGCGTCGGTGGCCGACCGAGCGGTCGGTGCCGCTGCCCGGCCCGGGGCCTCTGCTCGAACTGCCAAGCGCCTGGTCCCGTGAACTTTTCGCGCAAATCCTAGTTGCGTATTAGGACGTACAGAGGGTGAACACAATGACCTATGAGGCAGGCACAGCCCTCGTTGCCGACGACGACGAGCTCTTCCGGGTGGCGTTGAAGTCGATCCTCAGAGAACGTCTCGGCTATGGCGACGTGATCGAAGCCGGATCGCTCGACGAGGCGCTCGATCGGCTCGGGACCGAGGAGGACATCTCCGTCGCGCTGTTCGACCTGTCCATGCCCGGTGTGGAAAGCCCGGCGAACCTCAGGGCGGTGCGCGAATGCTTCCCGAATACGCGCGTGGCCGTCGTCTCAGGGTCGAAGCGGCGTCGGGACATCCTGATGGCGTTCGATGCCGGCGTCCACGGATACGTGCCGAAGAGCTTAGGGCTCGCGGAGCTCACGAAAGCTCTGCGCGCCATTGCTGAGGGGACAATCTATGCTCCTCAGCTTCTTGCCGAGATTTCGGCAGATCCTGACAATCGCTCGGATCTTCCCGATTCAGGACCAAATCCAAAACCGAAGGGGACGGCCGAACTGACTCGTCGCCAGCGGGACGTGCTCGCTCTTCTGGTTCAGGGCAAATCAAACAAGGAGATCGCCCGTGCGCTCAACCTTGGCGAGGGAACGGTCAAGGTCCATATGGCGGCGCTCTTCCGCACTCTCGGCGTGAGCACCCGGGCGGCCGCCGCCGCAGCGGGCTCGAAGCTCCTGTCAGATACATGAGAGGCGAGGCACCTGACGGCAAGAAGCCTGCCCAGCCGCACCGGATTCGGACGCGCGCCATCGTGGTTGTCGGCGTCGTCCTCGGTGCCACTTTCGGGCTGCTGACCGTCCTGTTCATGCAGCTCGCATCGGAAACCACCAGCATGCGGGCGTTCAGAGACCGGCTGGAGCAGTCGGTCAGGAGACGGGGTGTTGTGCATTCGGTCTTTTCTCTCTTGCAGGATGCCGAGACGGGGGGGCGGGGATTCGCGCTGACGGACGATCCAGAGTTTCTTGAGCCGTACGAGAAGGCCGTCCAGGGGCTTCCGGCTCAGCTCGACGAGCTGGCGCGGCTCAGTGGCGGGGCCACCGAGCAGGCCACCATCCGGCGCCTGCAGGAGATCAGCCTCGCCCAGCTCTCGATTCTCGCTCAGACGATCGAGATGCGGCGCGAGGGGAATCCGTCCGGCGCGACCCAGCTGGTCCTCACCCGGCAGAGCAAGGAGCACATGGACCAGATCCGCGGGATCGTCGGTGCGCTCTTGCAGGCAGAAAATCGCGACGTTGAGACATACACGGCAGCCGTGCGCGACCGGACTGCCTGGTTTGAGAAAATTACACTCGGATTGGCCGTCGGGCTTGCCATCGTGCTGATTGGCGCTGCGGCTGCTGCGATCCCGTACGCGTTGCACCGGAGCAAGTCCGAGGCTGAGCTCCGGCGGGCGAGGCAACGCGCCGAAGCGGCGAGCCGGGCCAAAACCGACTTCCTCGCCTCCATGAGCCACGAGATCCGAACGCCGTTGAATGGGATCATCGGGTACACGGACGTATTGCTTGATCAGGATCTCAAACCGGAACAACGCCGGCTTCTGGAGCGCATTCAGTTTGCCGGTGCCGCACTCCTGACCGTCGTCAATGACATCCTCGACTTTTCGAAGATCGAGGCTGGTCAGGTTGCGTTGGAGCCGCGCCCGTTCTCGCTTGTTGCACTTGTCAGCAACACCGTCTCGATCATTGCCGAGGCTGCCCAGCGAAAAGGGCTGGCCCTGACCGTTGACGTCGACCCACATATGCCCGCGGCGGTGATCGGGGACGAGGACCGGCTCCGGCAGGTCCTGCTCAACCTGCTCAACAATGCGCTCAAATTCACGCACGAGGGCAGCATCACGCTCCAGGTTCGGTGCGAGGATTCGCTCAGTGACTGCCAGTGGATCTGCTTCTCGGTGACCGATACGGGCATCGGGATTCCGAAGGATCAGCACGAGCACCTGTTCCACCGGTTCTACCAGGTGCAGCACTCCAGCACCCGAGAGATCGGAGGAACGGGGCTGGGGCTGGCGATATCCAAGCGGCTCATCAGCCTGATGGGCGGCGAGATTGGTCTGGAGAGCGAGGAGGGCAAGGGATCCAGGTTCTGGTTCAAGGTCTTGCTGCCCAGAACCGACGAGGATGTGGCTGCCTCGGTCCTCGCCGAGACCAGCGAGAAGGCGAGCCGGTCGGGCCGGATCCTCCTCGTGGAGGATCTCGAGCACAATCGGGATCTCGCACGCATGCTCCTGGTGAACGCCGGCCATCAGGTCGATACCGCCGAGACCGGAGCGGAGGCCGTCGCGGCCGTCCAGGCGAAGGCCTACGACCTCGTGCTGATGGATGTTCAGATGCCGGTCATGGACGGAGTGACGGCAACGAAGAGGATTCGGGAGCTCGATCATCCTGCAAGAGACGTCCCGATCATTGCGATGACGGCCAATGTGCTCCCCCAGCAGGTGAAGTCGTTTGGCGACGCCGGCATGAACGACCACGTGGGCAAGCCGTTCAAGAAACCGGAGCTGCTGAAGAAGGTGAACACATGGCTGCAACGGCCCAATTCGCCTGCATCGGCACCGGAAGCAGCCGACGCTCAGGCTCTCGGCGAATTACAAGAGCTGATGGGGCCTGATTGGGTGACGAGTGGCCTCAAGAAGCTCCGAGTGCAAATCGAGGAAGCGTTCGGGGATGAAGAGGCTGCTCTCGGCGACCGTGCGGAGCTCGCCCGGCGTGTTCACGCGCTGGTGTCCCATGCGTCGCTTTTCGGCTTCGCGGAGCTCTCTGAATTCTGCAGTCTTCTTGAGGAGGCATGCACAACGGGAGATGATGTGGTGGGGCCGTTCCATCGGGCCAAAGCGTCAGCGCAAGTCGTGGACAGGCAGGTGCGGGATATGCTCGCGCCGCGGGAGACCGGCAGCGTTTAGGCATTCGCCGGTGGCGCCGGATCTTCGTCCGTCATCCGACGCCGCCGTGCGGCGGCTTCGAGCCGGCCCGGGAGACCGTTGAGCCCGGCGATATGGCACCCTTCTCGGCACGCGAGGTCCATCCCTCGGCCTCTTCGGTCTGCACCTTCGGCCGCGACACCGGGCCTTCAGGACGTGGCCGCCGCCACGAAGGCGCCTGCTGCCGTAAGCAGACTTGGCGGGGCGTGCCACCGCTTCGTCCGCTTAAGTGTTTGATGTGTCGCAGGTTTTTGACGGAAAACCGCAACGCACTGTTCCGAAGCCTGCTTGAGACCGCAAGTGGCTCGCGCGGGGGAATGATGGCTTGGCGGAGCGCTCCTTCCGCCAAGCTGTCGAGGCCGAGCCGGCTGATCCAGCCTCCAGGCGTTAACTTTTGATTAACCCTCAACCACTGATAGTCCGGCTCCTATGACGATCACCTGCGCGGCAGCTGGCTTCCGCGGGCATCAGCCCTTACCGAAGACTGGCTCCTATACGGCCTCGCGGCTGAACGGCGGAGGGCAGTGAGAGGCGGAAATGGTTACGCCGCTGAATGGAGGTCTTGATGCGGTGTGGGCGGAGGCAGAGCCCTTTTTCGCGCCTGCTCAGGTTCTTAGTCCTGCCAACCTGCGTCGGACTTGCCGCGTGTTTCGTTGCTGGGGCGGGCGCTGCGGACGAGTGGCCTGCGAATACCCCTTACGTCCAGTCCAAGCGATTCGCCCAGGGGAACGGTGCGACCCTCACGCGGACCAAACTGGCCGTGAACAAGTCGGAGACCGTAACGGTCGGGCAGTCATTCAATGACGTTCTCATCGGATCTCGGGAAATTCTCGATGTGATCCCGCTGAACGAACGCACGCTCTATGTGCTCGGAAAGAAAATAGGCACCACCAACATCTCGCTTCTTGATGCGGAGAAGCGTCTGATCAGCGTGATCGACGTCGAAGTCGGCCTCGACACCGCAAGCTTCCAAGAGAAGGTGCAGGCCGGGGCAGGGTCTGGTGCGATTCGTGTCCGAAGCTAGGGCGATAAAATAGTCCTGAGCGGAGTGGCTGCAGATGCCACAACTGTAGATCGCGCCGTCAGCATCGCTACGGCACTGGCCCCGGGAGGCGTCATCAACGCGACCCGGATCGCCTCGCCTCAGCAGGTTCTGCTCAAGGTGCGTTTTGTGGAAATCAATCGCACTGCGGGCCGCGAGTTGGGATTGCGGTTCGAGTATGCGGGACGCAACCGAGCCTTCCGTGCCGGCGAGGTTGGCCCTATCACTCCGCTGACCACCGCAGGTGGGAGCACCAACGGTGCCGGCCTCATCACGGATTTCGTACCCGCAGTCGCAAGCGCGATCTCATCGGCGCCGTTCGGCCAGATCCTGACCCGCTTCCGCTCCGACTCGCGCCAACTCGACCTGTTCATCAGTGCTCTTGAGGACAAGGGACTGGCACGACGCCTGGCTGAGCCCAACCTCGTCGCGATGTCCGGCGACACGGCAGATTTCCTGGCGGGTGGCGAGTATCCCATTCCCGTGGCATCGACCACGCAAACCGGCGTGCCGACCATTACCGTCGCCTTCAAGGAGTTCGGAGTCCGGCTGGGATTTACGCCGACCGTGCTCGCGAATGGCCTCCTCAACCTTCGCCTCGAGCCAGAGGTGAGCGACATCGACCCGAGCATATCCGTCAATACCGGGGGTATTCTGATCCCCGGCCTCTCGAAGCGCCGTGCCCGGACATCCGTCGAGCTCCGAGACGGGCAGAGCTTTGCGATTGCGGGTCTGCTCCAGGCCAACACCCAAAACAACATCGAGCAGTTTCCCTGGGTCGGATCGATTCCGGTTCTTGGATCCCTGTTTCGGAGCACGGGGTTCCAGCAGCGGGAGACAGAGCTCGTGGTGATCGTCACTCCTCACCTGGTCAAGCCTGCCAAGCCCGGCGCGACGATCAAAACTCCTCTGGATGCCACGGTCCCGGCCAATGACGTGGATTTGTTCCTGGCAGGCAAAATGGAGGTCGAGAAGAACGGTCGCGGTCCGGTATCCGAGTTCGTCGCGACCGCCGGTGCGGCGGTGGGCCCGCACGGATACCTGATGTCCGGCCCGGCGGGAACGATCGCCGTTCCTGCTCCGGTCGCCCGGGTGAAGAACTAAGATGGCCTGCCGCGTTTTCAGCCGCGCCTTGGCGCTTCTGGGCGCGCTTCAAACGGCGGGATGTGCGCAGTACCTCGACCGAAAAGAGACGGTGGCGTTGAGCGCCGGGGATGCGGTCCAGACGAACATCGTGACCCACATGATCGACCCTTGGCCCAGACACGCCCGCCAGCGGGATATCGCATTCAGCGGAGAACGTCTGCAGCGGGCCGTCGAGCGCTATCGGACCGGACAAGATTCGAACGTCCGGCAGCCGGGAGCCTACGGCACCACAAACGCGAGCCCGCCGACCTCGACCGGAGCCGGTGCAGATGCACATTGAGCCGGTGCCGGCAACCATCGAGGGTGCTGGCGTGCGGCGCCTATGGGGCTTGTCCGCTGCAGCGGTCGTCCTGCTCCTCGGCGCGGGGTGTCAGTCGCTGGACCTGATCGGGGTCGGACCGCCGGCACCTGCAACCGGCTTCGAGGACATGTTCGTCAATACGAACGAGCCTGCCATCGTCGGTCGAAAGCAGCTCGAGCGTGGGAATTACGGCCTCGCAGAGCGTTATTTCCGCCAAGCCGTGGAGGCCAATCCGTCGGACCTGGACTCCTGGATCGGGCTCGCCGCGAGCTACGACAATCTGAAGCGGTTTGATCTGGCGGACCGTGCCTACGAGCAGGCGCTCCGGCTCGGTGGGCGTCTTGCGCGTCTCCTCAACAATCGCGGCTATTCGTTCATGGTCCGGGGCGACTTCGCAAGAGCAAGGACTGCATTCAACGAGGCTTTGGCTCTTGAGCCAAACAACGAGGTGATCCTCAACAATATGAAGCTCCTCGCTGCCGCCGAGGCCAAGTTCAGATCCGGCCGAGCCTGAACCACGGCTCGGTCACGCATTGTCACGCGGTTGGTGAGCGAAGGAGCTTGAAGCGTCGGTCGGTACGGCCGCGCCTGCGCCACTCCCGCGGCCCGATGGCGCCTGCGTCGACTCCCATCTGTCAGTCCGGTCCACAGGGGACGACCAATCCGGACCGGATCCAGGTTTCAGATGACGGGAGTTCGGCGGGAGACGCTCAGGTTGATCGTACCCGTCGAGAATCCCCAGGTCAGCGGCACGAAAGGATAGCTGACGGAGACGGTTCGGAACTGCAGCCCGTTCACCACCTCGGCTCCCACCGTGACCTGTAGCTGGTCCGGGCTTGCAGCCTGGAACGCCGCCCGAATCACGGCCTCAAGTCCGCTGTCGGAGATTGTCTTGTTCATGAGAACTGCCCGTGCGCCAAAGTCGGCTGCCTGCGACAGCTGGTTGCGGACATTCAGCCCGCGGCCCAGCTCGACGATGCCGAGCATCGTCACGAGCATGATCATCCCGACCATCGCGAATTCGACAGCCGTCGAGCCGCTGCGGCATGCGCAAAAGCGCCGGAGAGCGCTCATGTCAGCGGACCTGCACCTGAACCGTGGGACTGAGCGTAATCGGCGGCAGAATCATGGTGCTATGAACCTTCGTTCCTTCCAGGCGATAGTAGATGAACGTGGGGGTTGGCCCAGGGCAGGTTGTCAGGCAATCCACTGCAACCGTTGTGGCATTCGGGCAGGCGCAGAAGCGGTTCACCGACACTGATAGCGACGTCGTGCTCGGAGCAGACTGGGCCGACAGGGTAAAGTTCTTTGAGGCCGTGCTCTGTACAACCGTGAGGACGTTGGACG
Encoded here:
- a CDS encoding pilus assembly protein N-terminal domain-containing protein, whose amino-acid sequence is MKRFRPTLHGVAAVALASLLPAMSQAADTLDLTVGHSQILRPGKAVGTIAIGDPDIADATTAAGGTILVTGKKIGTTNIIALDETGSEVLASTLRVVPIDRRPKYSVDVIKGGQRIEYSCGPELHCAPTKDVAKGASATVVVEPPLGRPPAGAAATTVSTQTENKSSSE
- a CDS encoding LuxR C-terminal-related transcriptional regulator, translated to MTYEAGTALVADDDELFRVALKSILRERLGYGDVIEAGSLDEALDRLGTEEDISVALFDLSMPGVESPANLRAVRECFPNTRVAVVSGSKRRRDILMAFDAGVHGYVPKSLGLAELTKALRAIAEGTIYAPQLLAEISADPDNRSDLPDSGPNPKPKGTAELTRRQRDVLALLVQGKSNKEIARALNLGEGTVKVHMAALFRTLGVSTRAAAAAAGSKLLSDT
- a CDS encoding ATP-binding protein → MRGEAPDGKKPAQPHRIRTRAIVVVGVVLGATFGLLTVLFMQLASETTSMRAFRDRLEQSVRRRGVVHSVFSLLQDAETGGRGFALTDDPEFLEPYEKAVQGLPAQLDELARLSGGATEQATIRRLQEISLAQLSILAQTIEMRREGNPSGATQLVLTRQSKEHMDQIRGIVGALLQAENRDVETYTAAVRDRTAWFEKITLGLAVGLAIVLIGAAAAAIPYALHRSKSEAELRRARQRAEAASRAKTDFLASMSHEIRTPLNGIIGYTDVLLDQDLKPEQRRLLERIQFAGAALLTVVNDILDFSKIEAGQVALEPRPFSLVALVSNTVSIIAEAAQRKGLALTVDVDPHMPAAVIGDEDRLRQVLLNLLNNALKFTHEGSITLQVRCEDSLSDCQWICFSVTDTGIGIPKDQHEHLFHRFYQVQHSSTREIGGTGLGLAISKRLISLMGGEIGLESEEGKGSRFWFKVLLPRTDEDVAASVLAETSEKASRSGRILLVEDLEHNRDLARMLLVNAGHQVDTAETGAEAVAAVQAKAYDLVLMDVQMPVMDGVTATKRIRELDHPARDVPIIAMTANVLPQQVKSFGDAGMNDHVGKPFKKPELLKKVNTWLQRPNSPASAPEAADAQALGELQELMGPDWVTSGLKKLRVQIEEAFGDEEAALGDRAELARRVHALVSHASLFGFAELSEFCSLLEEACTTGDDVVGPFHRAKASAQVVDRQVRDMLAPRETGSV
- a CDS encoding pilus assembly protein N-terminal domain-containing protein yields the protein MNKSETVTVGQSFNDVLIGSREILDVIPLNERTLYVLGKKIGTTNISLLDAEKRLISVIDVEVGLDTASFQEKVQAGAGSGAIRVRS
- a CDS encoding type II and III secretion system protein family protein, which translates into the protein MAADATTVDRAVSIATALAPGGVINATRIASPQQVLLKVRFVEINRTAGRELGLRFEYAGRNRAFRAGEVGPITPLTTAGGSTNGAGLITDFVPAVASAISSAPFGQILTRFRSDSRQLDLFISALEDKGLARRLAEPNLVAMSGDTADFLAGGEYPIPVASTTQTGVPTITVAFKEFGVRLGFTPTVLANGLLNLRLEPEVSDIDPSISVNTGGILIPGLSKRRARTSVELRDGQSFAIAGLLQANTQNNIEQFPWVGSIPVLGSLFRSTGFQQRETELVVIVTPHLVKPAKPGATIKTPLDATVPANDVDLFLAGKMEVEKNGRGPVSEFVATAGAAVGPHGYLMSGPAGTIAVPAPVARVKN
- a CDS encoding tetratricopeptide repeat protein, with the protein product MHIEPVPATIEGAGVRRLWGLSAAAVVLLLGAGCQSLDLIGVGPPAPATGFEDMFVNTNEPAIVGRKQLERGNYGLAERYFRQAVEANPSDLDSWIGLAASYDNLKRFDLADRAYEQALRLGGRLARLLNNRGYSFMVRGDFARARTAFNEALALEPNNEVILNNMKLLAAAEAKFRSGRA
- a CDS encoding TadE/TadG family type IV pilus assembly protein, with product MIMLVTMLGIVELGRGLNVRNQLSQAADFGARAVLMNKTISDSGLEAVIRAAFQAASPDQLQVTVGAEVVNGLQFRTVSVSYPFVPLTWGFSTGTINLSVSRRTPVI
- a CDS encoding TadE/TadG family type IV pilus assembly protein, which produces MFAPVLFFALVAAADLGLAECERMTIDHALRAGAQSAMSDQGASNVLTVVQSTASKNFTLSAQSAPSTTSLSVSVNRFCACPNATTVAVDCLTTCPGPTPTFIYYRLEGTKVHSTMILPPITLSPTVQVQVR